The proteins below come from a single Rariglobus hedericola genomic window:
- a CDS encoding ABC transporter substrate-binding protein, translated as MAVSPGAAVAQTDEPLDVVRLQLKWRHQFQFAGYYAAVAKGYYRDAGMDVQLLEAVPGKNPVEAVFAGEAEFGVGNSDLLLSRAEGKPAVVLAAIFQHSPLALVARAVPGITAMPDLHNRPMMMVESEKAELLAYFKHEGVNLAGLRIQPHTQRIEDFIDGKVDAMSAYVTDQPFMLKQAGVSYLTFVARTGGIDFYGDNLFTTESQVREYPERVRAFRAASLRGWDYALAHPEEIVDLILSKYTTRHSREHLLFEAAKTAELMHPGIIEVGHNNPGRWRHIAQTYAEFGLMPADFDLTGFLYHENQQRDLTWVYWSLGALGLIAVGSIGWLLPLIGLNRRLKTARNTAESANTAKSRYLAFISHEIRTPLNGIMGVVQLLRDEGLTKTQLELVSLIEQCAESLLKLINGLLDQAQIESGRLKIEILPLPTRVFVAEICELFSAPARVKGLKLEYAVDADVPAEILTDGLRLRQILSNLLSNAVKFTEAGGVTVQVSVQGDCVRLRVSDTGIGVSEEQRRHLFTPYAQADESISRRFGGTGLGLAISRDLARLLGGDITAEAREGGGAVFVVEIHAPAASAGGVV; from the coding sequence TTGGCAGTCTCGCCGGGCGCGGCGGTGGCGCAGACGGACGAGCCGCTGGATGTAGTGAGGTTGCAGCTCAAGTGGCGGCATCAATTCCAGTTTGCGGGTTATTACGCGGCGGTGGCCAAGGGTTATTACCGCGATGCAGGGATGGACGTGCAGCTGCTTGAAGCGGTGCCGGGCAAAAATCCGGTCGAAGCGGTGTTTGCTGGAGAAGCGGAGTTCGGCGTGGGCAACTCCGATCTGCTGTTGTCGCGGGCCGAGGGAAAACCGGCCGTGGTGCTGGCGGCGATTTTTCAACACTCTCCGCTGGCACTGGTGGCGCGCGCCGTGCCGGGAATCACCGCGATGCCCGATCTGCACAACCGGCCGATGATGATGGTGGAATCCGAAAAGGCGGAGCTGCTCGCTTATTTTAAGCATGAGGGTGTCAACCTCGCGGGCCTGCGCATCCAGCCGCATACGCAGCGTATCGAGGATTTTATCGATGGGAAAGTGGATGCGATGTCGGCCTACGTGACCGACCAGCCGTTCATGCTCAAGCAGGCGGGCGTGAGTTACCTGACGTTTGTCGCGCGCACGGGCGGTATTGATTTTTATGGCGACAACCTGTTCACGACGGAGTCGCAGGTGCGTGAGTATCCCGAGCGCGTGCGGGCATTTCGTGCGGCGAGCCTGCGCGGCTGGGATTACGCGTTGGCGCACCCGGAGGAGATCGTTGATCTGATCCTGTCCAAATATACGACGCGCCACTCGCGCGAGCATCTACTTTTCGAAGCGGCCAAGACCGCCGAGCTCATGCACCCCGGTATCATCGAGGTGGGGCACAACAACCCCGGTCGCTGGCGGCACATCGCGCAAACTTACGCGGAGTTCGGTCTCATGCCGGCGGATTTTGATCTCACGGGTTTCCTTTATCACGAAAATCAACAGCGGGATCTCACTTGGGTTTACTGGTCGCTGGGCGCGCTCGGGCTGATTGCCGTGGGATCAATCGGGTGGTTGCTGCCGTTGATCGGGCTCAACCGGCGTTTGAAGACCGCGCGCAATACCGCCGAGAGCGCCAACACGGCGAAGAGCCGTTATCTGGCGTTTATCAGCCACGAGATCCGCACGCCGCTCAACGGCATCATGGGCGTCGTGCAATTGCTGCGCGACGAAGGGCTCACGAAGACGCAATTGGAGTTGGTGTCGCTGATCGAGCAGTGCGCGGAGAGTTTGCTGAAGCTGATCAATGGCCTGCTTGACCAGGCGCAGATCGAATCAGGCCGGTTGAAAATTGAAATCCTGCCGCTGCCGACGCGCGTGTTTGTAGCCGAGATCTGCGAGTTGTTCAGCGCGCCCGCGCGGGTGAAGGGTTTGAAACTCGAGTATGCGGTCGATGCGGATGTGCCTGCTGAAATTCTGACCGACGGCCTGCGGCTCCGCCAGATTCTGAGTAACCTGCTTTCGAATGCGGTTAAGTTCACCGAGGCAGGCGGCGTCACCGTGCAGGTGAGTGTGCAAGGCGACTGTGTGCGGTTGCGCGTGAGCGACACGGGAATCGGCGTGAGCGAGGAACAGAGGCGGCACTTGTTCACGCCGTATGCGCAGGCAGATGAGTCAATCTCCCGACGCTTTGGTGGCACGGGACTCGGGCTGGCGATCTCACGAGATTTGGCGCGGTTGCTCGGCGGCGACATCACCGCGGAGGCCCGTGAGGGCGGTGGAGCGGTGTTTGTCGTGGAGATCCACGCGCCCGCGGCGAGTGCGGGTGGTGTGGTGTGA
- a CDS encoding ABC transporter ATP-binding protein, with protein MIVARNLTKVFRDKKRGEIRAVDDVSFTCEPGRIYGLLGANGAGKTTTLRMLATLIAPSSGGALVAGLDVVKQPAVVRARVGFLAASTALYARLTARETITYFGRLHGLDDARIASRIARLADELGMHEFLDRRVDTFSTGMKQKTSIARTLVHDPDVLILDEPTLGLDVMAARGIVRFVRECRARGKTVIYSTHIMSEVEKLCDRVGIIHGGRLVAEGTLDELRARHGERDLEEIFVKVAGGEAVV; from the coding sequence ATGATCGTCGCGCGCAATCTCACCAAAGTTTTCCGCGATAAAAAGCGCGGCGAGATCCGTGCGGTGGACGACGTGTCCTTCACCTGCGAGCCCGGACGCATCTACGGCCTGCTCGGCGCGAATGGCGCGGGCAAAACCACCACGCTGCGCATGCTCGCCACGTTGATCGCGCCGTCCTCGGGCGGGGCGCTGGTCGCCGGTCTCGATGTCGTGAAGCAACCCGCCGTGGTGCGTGCCCGCGTGGGGTTTCTCGCGGCGAGCACCGCGCTCTACGCACGCCTGACCGCGCGGGAGACGATTACCTATTTCGGCCGGCTCCACGGTCTCGACGACGCGCGTATCGCGAGCCGCATCGCCCGGCTGGCGGACGAACTCGGCATGCATGAGTTTCTGGACCGGAGAGTGGATACGTTCTCCACCGGCATGAAGCAAAAGACCTCGATCGCCCGCACGTTGGTGCACGACCCCGACGTGCTCATTTTGGACGAACCCACGCTGGGGCTGGATGTGATGGCCGCGCGCGGGATCGTGCGTTTCGTGCGCGAATGCCGTGCCCGGGGAAAGACGGTGATTTACTCGACGCACATCATGAGCGAGGTGGAAAAATTGTGCGACCGCGTCGGCATCATCCACGGAGGCCGGCTGGTGGCCGAGGGCACGCTCGATGAATTGCGCGCGCGGCACGGCGAACGGGATCTCGAGGAAATCTTCGTCAAGGTCGCGGGTGGGGAGGCGGTCGTATGA
- a CDS encoding pyrimidine/purine nucleoside phosphorylase — MASLPTQFAGVTVVTKANVYFDGKVVSHTVLFADGSKKTLGLIYAGSYHFGTDAAERMEIVAGACKVTLDGQTAVQTYEAGTYFDVPAKSGFTIEVSAGIAEYICSFLS; from the coding sequence ATGGCAAGTCTTCCCACCCAGTTCGCCGGCGTCACGGTCGTGACCAAGGCCAATGTCTATTTTGACGGCAAAGTCGTCAGCCACACCGTGCTTTTCGCCGATGGCTCCAAAAAGACCCTCGGTCTGATCTACGCCGGTTCCTACCACTTCGGCACCGATGCCGCCGAGCGCATGGAAATCGTCGCCGGTGCATGCAAAGTCACCCTCGACGGCCAGACCGCCGTCCAGACCTACGAAGCCGGCACCTATTTCGATGTGCCCGCCAAGTCTGGCTTCACCATCGAGGTGTCCGCCGGCATCGCCGAATACATCTGCTCGTTCCTCTCGTAA
- a CDS encoding c-type cytochrome: MTKFKVGGVIAATGLAAAMMTMLSGCDGRERVDPEVTRARGQYLVEKVGMCADCHSARGPGGMFDLGQWLQGAPLGFSPTVPMPAWAGYAPGIAGLHNYTDAQAIALLTEGKTLNGQPLRPPMPAYRFNREDAEAIVVYLRSLN, from the coding sequence ATGACGAAATTCAAGGTGGGCGGCGTGATTGCGGCCACGGGTTTGGCGGCTGCGATGATGACCATGCTGTCGGGTTGCGACGGACGTGAGCGGGTCGACCCCGAGGTGACACGCGCGCGCGGCCAGTATTTGGTGGAGAAGGTCGGCATGTGCGCCGACTGCCATTCGGCGCGCGGTCCGGGGGGAATGTTTGATCTGGGTCAATGGCTGCAAGGTGCGCCGCTGGGTTTTTCGCCGACCGTGCCGATGCCGGCTTGGGCGGGATATGCGCCCGGCATCGCGGGCTTGCACAATTACACCGATGCGCAGGCGATCGCGTTGCTCACCGAGGGGAAAACGCTGAATGGACAACCGCTGCGTCCGCCGATGCCCGCGTATCGTTTCAACCGCGAGGATGCCGAGGCGATCGTGGTTTACCTGCGCTCGCTCAATTAA
- a CDS encoding PH domain-containing protein, with product MKIKEFTPSKKLKSIWIASGFIGSILLGLLGSGIALAAELNGAYGFLFGFLIPFILITGYISLYFPTIRYSVDDEYVTCASGVLWKVKRSIPLDKITNIDVRQGPIERLLGFGQIWIFTPSTGSNIPEEKLIGTEDPYAIKTLIIDISNNRSGDAKNGGSESITIDSPESSIAVLREILTTLKSIDRKMDQRQTRE from the coding sequence ATGAAAATTAAAGAGTTCACTCCTTCAAAAAAGTTAAAATCCATATGGATTGCCTCCGGATTTATCGGGTCGATCCTCCTTGGATTACTGGGCTCCGGCATCGCGCTAGCAGCTGAACTCAATGGAGCGTATGGCTTTCTGTTTGGATTCCTCATCCCATTTATCTTAATTACCGGCTACATATCGCTCTATTTTCCAACCATTCGATATTCTGTAGACGACGAATACGTCACGTGCGCCTCCGGGGTTTTATGGAAGGTAAAGAGGTCCATCCCCTTAGACAAAATCACCAACATCGACGTAAGACAGGGACCGATTGAGCGACTGCTGGGATTTGGGCAAATCTGGATTTTCACCCCTTCGACGGGCTCGAACATACCGGAGGAAAAGCTCATCGGCACCGAAGATCCCTATGCGATAAAAACGCTCATTATCGACATCTCAAACAATCGCAGCGGCGACGCAAAGAACGGCGGTAGCGAATCCATAACGATTGATTCACCCGAGTCGTCGATTGCTGTGCTTCGCGAAATTCTAACAACCCTCAAAAGTATAGACCGCAAGATGGATCAACGACAGACCCGCGAGTAG
- a CDS encoding FKBP-type peptidyl-prolyl cis-trans isomerase: MRSFFVLLLLGVVLATIGLVVRSGIISRKNPGEPINAAMRVALAENGQQWSERDIQLIAQNYNGARDTDSGLRYIIRQPGTGEATPQRGQVVTVHYEGRFLDGEKIFDTSANHEEGPFNFRIGNSVVIAGWDEGIASMKKGEKRTLIIPYWLGYGEKGITGKIPRRATLVFDIELLKFE; the protein is encoded by the coding sequence ATGCGCTCCTTCTTTGTGCTGCTTCTGCTCGGTGTCGTGCTCGCCACCATCGGCCTCGTGGTGCGCTCGGGGATCATCTCGCGCAAAAATCCCGGCGAGCCCATCAACGCCGCGATGCGGGTCGCCCTGGCGGAAAACGGCCAGCAGTGGTCGGAGCGTGACATCCAGCTCATCGCGCAAAACTACAACGGTGCGCGCGACACCGACAGCGGCCTGCGCTACATCATCCGCCAGCCCGGCACGGGCGAGGCGACTCCGCAGCGCGGACAAGTGGTCACCGTGCATTACGAAGGCCGATTCCTTGATGGCGAAAAAATCTTCGATACATCCGCCAACCACGAGGAAGGCCCGTTCAATTTCCGTATCGGCAACAGCGTGGTGATCGCCGGCTGGGACGAAGGTATCGCCAGCATGAAAAAGGGCGAGAAGCGCACGTTGATCATCCCTTACTGGCTCGGTTACGGCGAAAAAGGCATCACGGGGAAAATCCCCCGCCGCGCCACATTGGTGTTCGATATCGAGCTGCTGAAGTTCGAGTAA
- the deoC gene encoding deoxyribose-phosphate aldolase, which produces MSLTSVQLASYLDSTNLRLDASEADIEQLAREAAQHRFACVMIYPASVPLAARILAGTGARIGTVIGFPSGRFATDAKAAEITTAHLAGAHEVDIVMNYPALRAGHLAEVAAEVTRLTQLAHDQGQLIKVIVETCFLDAAQKLRALEICEVAGADFIKTSTGFGTAGAQVADIAAWAAARKTKIALKASGGIKTLADARAMIDAGATRLGTSNAAAILAEFNGAATAAATSGY; this is translated from the coding sequence ATGTCGCTCACGTCCGTCCAACTCGCCTCGTATCTCGACTCCACCAACCTCCGTCTTGACGCCTCCGAGGCGGACATCGAGCAGCTCGCCCGCGAAGCCGCGCAACACCGTTTCGCCTGCGTGATGATTTATCCCGCCAGCGTGCCACTCGCTGCCCGCATCCTCGCCGGCACCGGCGCACGCATCGGCACCGTGATCGGATTTCCCAGCGGCCGTTTTGCCACCGATGCCAAGGCCGCCGAAATCACCACCGCCCATCTCGCCGGCGCGCACGAGGTCGATATCGTGATGAACTACCCCGCGCTCCGCGCCGGTCATCTCGCCGAGGTCGCCGCCGAAGTCACGCGCCTCACGCAGCTCGCCCACGATCAAGGCCAGCTCATCAAGGTCATCGTCGAAACCTGCTTCCTTGATGCCGCGCAAAAACTCCGCGCGCTCGAAATCTGCGAGGTCGCCGGTGCTGATTTCATCAAGACATCGACCGGCTTCGGCACCGCCGGCGCGCAGGTCGCCGACATCGCCGCCTGGGCCGCCGCGCGCAAAACCAAGATCGCGCTGAAAGCCTCCGGCGGCATCAAGACCCTCGCCGACGCCCGCGCGATGATCGACGCCGGCGCAACCCGTCTCGGCACGTCCAACGCCGCCGCCATCCTCGCCGAATTCAACGGTGCCGCCACCGCCGCCGCCACGTCGGGTTACTAA
- a CDS encoding ABC transporter permease, with amino-acid sequence MKLRDTFTVYRKELCEALRDRRTLISMFLVPAVIMPAIFFLFGTATYQLMKSTRTQPPVVAVLGGEDSPAVRAQLEAAEGLVVVSAPHDWRERIADKQLRAVVEIPPRFEASLAGHASAQVKIYHYEGEFKSGFAAGELRRFFTELRERTLAERLTARSLPADFARPFEIRSENVAPPEKVGGAAFGGFIPYVLILLSFTGVIYPAIDLMAGEKERGTMETLLCSPAARLDLVLGKFLLVLTISLTTVLCSLVSMAVSLVAGGLMMVGSGRFTTELAGSAAGGAAALPSLDPLGLVGVVVLVVPLAVLFAAVALTLSLFARTQKEAQTYLGPLVAVVLLPAVAGVLPGVELNSTFALVPVLNVTLACKELVSGVWLWPQLALIFGSTCVYAAASLAWCVRMFSRESVLFRS; translated from the coding sequence ATGAAGTTGCGCGACACGTTCACGGTTTACCGGAAGGAGTTGTGCGAAGCGCTGCGCGACCGGCGCACGCTGATATCGATGTTCCTCGTCCCGGCAGTAATCATGCCGGCGATCTTTTTTCTATTTGGGACGGCGACGTATCAGTTGATGAAAAGCACCCGCACGCAGCCACCCGTCGTGGCGGTTCTGGGCGGCGAAGACTCGCCGGCGGTGCGGGCGCAGCTCGAGGCGGCAGAAGGTCTCGTGGTGGTGTCCGCGCCGCACGACTGGCGTGAACGCATCGCGGATAAACAGCTGCGCGCCGTCGTGGAAATTCCACCGCGCTTCGAGGCGTCCCTGGCCGGACATGCATCGGCGCAGGTGAAAATCTATCACTACGAAGGCGAATTTAAGTCGGGCTTCGCGGCGGGTGAGTTGCGCCGGTTTTTCACGGAGTTGCGCGAACGCACGCTGGCGGAGCGGCTCACGGCACGGTCGCTGCCGGCCGACTTTGCGCGGCCGTTTGAGATCCGCTCGGAGAATGTGGCGCCGCCCGAAAAAGTCGGTGGCGCGGCCTTCGGCGGCTTCATTCCCTATGTGCTCATCCTGCTCAGTTTCACCGGCGTGATTTATCCGGCGATCGACCTGATGGCGGGCGAGAAGGAGCGCGGCACGATGGAGACGCTGTTGTGCAGTCCGGCGGCGCGGCTCGATCTGGTGCTGGGCAAATTCCTGCTGGTGCTCACGATCTCGCTCACAACCGTGTTGTGTTCGCTCGTCTCGATGGCGGTGTCGCTGGTCGCAGGCGGGCTGATGATGGTGGGCTCGGGCCGGTTCACCACCGAGTTGGCAGGCAGTGCCGCAGGTGGCGCGGCGGCGTTGCCCTCGCTCGATCCGCTCGGACTGGTGGGCGTGGTGGTGCTGGTGGTGCCGCTGGCGGTGCTGTTTGCTGCGGTGGCGCTCACCCTGTCACTGTTCGCGCGCACGCAAAAAGAGGCACAAACCTATCTCGGCCCGCTCGTCGCCGTGGTGCTGCTGCCCGCGGTTGCCGGCGTGTTGCCGGGCGTGGAGCTCAACTCCACGTTTGCCCTGGTGCCGGTGCTCAACGTCACGCTCGCGTGCAAGGAACTCGTTTCGGGCGTGTGGCTGTGGCCGCAGCTCGCATTGATCTTTGGATCGACCTGCGTTTACGCGGCGGCCTCGCTGGCGTGGTGCGTGCGGATGTTCAGCCGTGAGAGCGTGCTGTTCCGCTCGTAA
- a CDS encoding exosortase/archaeosortase family protein: MPDQPPDSSPARVWDMGHITAAVLVLCTVIAFWPVTRWMFHEVAASQQIRQSFVLLGAAAGLVFWQHAREWRLKLEISNTALILIGSAYAFTALAWWTKLPLLVLPAFALGLGGILHVIVGSEAWRFVKPLFIGFVACLIIILLFPLLDWPLRQMAGINAARFLHALGFTPQLSVISDPEPRLLLNTGKNIFHVATECNGFGLITSGAVLALLAGGIANRRVIALMWLVPVAMIIGFVFNLLRILVICLLAPTFPNNYHTLHETAGILLLWAGLGLIGWLAWRPAAEVAAPPSDTPENPPRVPANS; encoded by the coding sequence ATGCCCGATCAACCTCCCGATTCCTCCCCTGCCCGCGTGTGGGACATGGGCCACATCACCGCAGCCGTGCTCGTGCTGTGCACCGTGATCGCCTTCTGGCCGGTGACGCGCTGGATGTTTCACGAGGTCGCCGCGAGCCAGCAGATCCGGCAGTCCTTCGTCTTACTCGGTGCCGCCGCCGGACTCGTCTTCTGGCAACATGCGCGTGAATGGCGGCTGAAACTGGAGATCAGCAACACCGCTCTTATCCTCATCGGTTCAGCCTACGCATTCACGGCTCTGGCGTGGTGGACGAAGCTGCCTCTGCTCGTTCTGCCGGCCTTCGCCCTCGGACTCGGCGGCATTCTGCACGTCATCGTGGGCAGTGAGGCATGGCGCTTTGTGAAACCGCTTTTCATCGGGTTCGTCGCGTGCCTCATCATCATCCTGTTGTTTCCCCTGCTCGACTGGCCGCTGCGCCAGATGGCCGGTATCAACGCCGCACGTTTCCTCCACGCCCTCGGCTTTACCCCGCAGCTGAGCGTCATCAGCGATCCCGAGCCGCGTCTCCTCCTCAACACGGGAAAAAACATTTTTCACGTGGCCACGGAGTGCAACGGCTTCGGGCTCATCACCAGCGGCGCGGTGCTTGCCCTGCTCGCCGGCGGCATCGCCAACCGGCGCGTGATCGCACTGATGTGGCTCGTGCCCGTGGCGATGATCATCGGCTTCGTTTTCAACCTCCTGCGCATCCTGGTCATCTGCCTGCTGGCGCCGACGTTCCCCAATAATTACCACACGCTCCACGAGACCGCCGGCATCCTTTTGTTGTGGGCCGGACTCGGCCTGATCGGCTGGCTCGCCTGGCGTCCCGCCGCTGAAGTCGCTGCTCCGCCGTCCGACACACCGGAAAACCCGCCCCGCGTTCCCGCCAATAGCTAA
- a CDS encoding ribokinase, protein MKPQVIVVGSFVQDLTWNCANFPQAGETIIGTFSTGPGGKGSNQAVAAGRAGAATLFIGAVGKDTFAGGARAFYKAEKIGARFIEKPAHATGTAAILVSESGQNEIVVALGANAHLSKADLPAKLFAGAQVVVAQLESNLAATAHALKSARAAGATAVLNPAPMRADFNPAILKHADILIPNETEFTALVNLLPITGIKDFTESQLSALGDDDIHALARTFGPRVVIVTLGKRGCLVSQESGYTFIASHKVKAIDTTGAGDAFVGGFTAGLVKFKGDFLAAARFGTVVAALSVTKRGTAPAMPHAREIAAFLKKK, encoded by the coding sequence ATGAAACCCCAAGTCATCGTTGTCGGCAGCTTCGTGCAGGATCTCACCTGGAATTGCGCAAATTTCCCTCAGGCGGGCGAAACCATCATCGGCACCTTCTCGACCGGCCCCGGCGGCAAGGGCTCCAACCAGGCCGTCGCCGCCGGCCGCGCCGGAGCCGCCACGCTCTTCATCGGCGCGGTGGGCAAGGATACGTTCGCCGGTGGCGCGCGCGCCTTCTACAAGGCCGAGAAAATCGGCGCACGGTTCATTGAGAAACCCGCGCATGCCACCGGCACAGCCGCGATTTTGGTGAGCGAATCCGGTCAAAACGAAATCGTCGTCGCCCTCGGGGCCAACGCCCATCTGTCCAAGGCCGATCTCCCGGCCAAACTGTTTGCCGGCGCCCAGGTCGTCGTCGCCCAGCTGGAATCCAACCTCGCCGCCACCGCCCACGCGCTGAAATCCGCCCGCGCCGCCGGCGCCACCGCCGTGCTCAACCCCGCGCCCATGCGCGCCGATTTCAATCCCGCGATTCTTAAGCACGCCGACATCCTCATCCCCAACGAGACGGAATTCACCGCGTTGGTGAACCTGCTCCCCATCACCGGCATCAAAGACTTCACCGAGTCGCAGCTCTCAGCCCTTGGCGACGACGACATCCATGCGCTCGCCCGCACGTTCGGCCCTCGCGTGGTCATCGTGACCCTCGGCAAACGCGGCTGCCTCGTGTCGCAGGAATCCGGATACACCTTCATCGCCTCGCACAAGGTCAAGGCCATCGACACGACCGGCGCCGGCGACGCCTTCGTCGGCGGTTTCACCGCCGGACTGGTCAAATTCAAAGGCGATTTCCTCGCCGCCGCCCGCTTTGGCACCGTCGTCGCCGCCCTCTCCGTGACCAAACGCGGCACCGCCCCCGCGATGCCGCACGCCCGCGAAATCGCCGCCTTCCTCAAAAAGAAGTAA
- a CDS encoding ABC transporter ATP-binding protein, translating to MNASPFRRFLALTIPQRGPIILGVLLILAATLLMLPAPWILKLIIDDALPGKNMELMVKLLAAFTGLFMLRAWLTLVRNRILQFAAMRLVCDIRIKLFAHLQSLSLRYFDTNQTGRTIGRITQDTNEVYALTNGFLITVIADSVTVVCVLGFLFWIEWHLALAVTAVLPLFVFNYLHHRKRMRQESRAHRDNWDKVMGFLNERVAAARVVKSFAKEQDEISSFAGGINADYFNFSRIVMRNTKLSVVADLLGSLGALVVLAYGGWMVMQGQMEVGTLVAFNAYITFIFPPIVRFVDLSAIFQRANTGLENIFTMLDTKPEVADAADAKALPALRGELEFRDVGFDYDLEMPGKGRPRTLSNVSFNIPAGKIVAIVGPSGSGKSTIINLIARFYDVASGAVLVDGHDIRTVTTDSLRKQIGIVLQESVLFSGTLEDNIKYGRPDATREQILDAANAANAHEFITKLPDGYATVVGERGSKLSGGQRQRIAIARAILKDPRILIFDEATSALDTQSERLIQQAMERLMQNRTSFIIAHRLSTIQNADIILVMDQGRLAEMGTHAELLTKDGLYSRLHALQFKDPA from the coding sequence ATGAACGCATCTCCCTTCCGGCGGTTTCTTGCCCTGACCATACCCCAACGCGGGCCCATTATCCTGGGCGTCCTGCTCATCCTTGCGGCGACGCTGCTGATGCTGCCGGCGCCCTGGATACTTAAGCTGATCATCGATGACGCGCTGCCGGGGAAGAACATGGAGCTGATGGTGAAGCTCCTGGCCGCCTTCACCGGGCTTTTTATGCTGCGGGCGTGGCTGACGCTCGTGCGCAATCGCATCCTCCAATTCGCGGCGATGCGATTGGTCTGTGACATCCGCATCAAGCTGTTCGCCCACTTGCAAAGCCTCTCACTGCGTTACTTCGATACCAACCAAACGGGCCGCACCATCGGCCGCATCACGCAAGACACCAACGAAGTCTATGCGCTCACCAACGGGTTTCTGATCACGGTGATCGCGGATTCGGTTACCGTTGTTTGCGTGCTTGGGTTCCTGTTTTGGATTGAGTGGCACCTCGCGCTGGCGGTGACCGCGGTGCTGCCGCTGTTCGTCTTCAATTATCTCCACCACCGGAAACGCATGCGGCAGGAGAGCCGCGCGCACCGCGACAACTGGGACAAAGTGATGGGCTTTCTCAATGAGCGTGTCGCCGCCGCCCGCGTGGTGAAGTCGTTCGCAAAAGAGCAGGATGAAATCTCGTCGTTCGCCGGCGGCATCAATGCGGATTATTTCAATTTTTCGCGCATCGTCATGCGCAACACCAAGCTCTCGGTGGTGGCGGACCTGCTCGGCTCGCTCGGCGCGCTGGTGGTGCTGGCGTATGGCGGCTGGATGGTGATGCAGGGCCAGATGGAGGTCGGCACGTTGGTGGCGTTCAACGCCTACATCACGTTCATCTTTCCTCCGATCGTGCGCTTCGTGGATCTGAGTGCGATTTTCCAGCGCGCCAACACCGGCTTGGAAAATATCTTCACGATGCTCGATACGAAGCCCGAGGTGGCGGATGCCGCGGATGCCAAGGCGTTGCCGGCGCTGCGGGGTGAACTCGAGTTTCGTGATGTGGGCTTCGACTATGATCTCGAGATGCCGGGCAAGGGCCGCCCGCGCACGTTGTCGAATGTCAGCTTCAACATTCCCGCCGGGAAGATCGTGGCGATCGTCGGGCCGAGCGGCTCGGGCAAAAGCACGATCATCAACCTCATCGCGCGCTTCTATGACGTGGCTTCGGGCGCCGTGCTGGTGGACGGCCATGATATCCGCACGGTGACCACGGACTCGCTCCGCAAGCAGATCGGCATCGTGTTGCAGGAGAGCGTGCTCTTTTCCGGCACGTTGGAGGACAATATCAAATACGGCCGCCCCGATGCCACGCGTGAGCAAATCCTCGACGCAGCCAACGCGGCGAATGCCCACGAGTTCATCACCAAGTTGCCCGACGGATATGCGACCGTGGTCGGCGAACGCGGTTCAAAACTGTCCGGCGGCCAGCGTCAGCGCATCGCCATCGCGCGTGCGATTTTGAAGGATCCGCGCATCCTCATTTTTGACGAGGCGACCAGTGCGCTCGATACGCAGTCGGAGCGGTTGATCCAGCAGGCGATGGAACGTCTCATGCAGAACCGCACGAGCTTCATCATCGCGCATCGTCTCTCCACGATTCAGAACGCCGACATCATCCTGGTGATGGATCAAGGTCGTCTCGCGGAGATGGGCACGCATGCCGAGTTGCTGACGAAGGACGGGCTCTACTCGCGACTGCACGCGCTGCAGTTCAAAGATCCGGCTTGA